In the genome of Vicia villosa cultivar HV-30 ecotype Madison, WI linkage group LG7, Vvil1.0, whole genome shotgun sequence, one region contains:
- the LOC131617924 gene encoding abscisic acid and environmental stress-inducible protein-like, translated as MDSKNAILILGLLAMFLFISSEVSARDLSETSTNTKDEVVEKSNELNDAKYYGGGYNHGGGGGYNGGGGGYNHGGGEGYNGGGGYNGGGGGYNHGGGGYNGGGGGYNHGGGGYNGGGGGYNHGGGGYNGGGGGYNHGGGGYNGGGGGYNHGGGGGYGGGHGGSSDNGN; from the exons ATGGATTCCAAAAATGCAATCCTCATCCTTGGCCTTTTGGCCatgtttctttttatttcttcagAAGTGTCAGCTAGGGACTTATCCGAGACTTCAACTAATACCAAAGATG AGGTTGTTGAAAAGTCAAATGAATTAAATGATGCCAAATATTACGGTGGAGGCTACAACCATGGTGGCGGCGGCGGTTACAATGGTGGCGGAGGAGGCTACAACCACGGTGGTGGTGAGGGTTATAATGGTGGTGGGGGTTATAATGGTGGTGGAGGAGGCTACAACCATGGTGGTGGTGGATACAATGGTGGTGGAGGAGGATACAACCATGGTGGTGGTGGATACAATGGTGGTGGAGGAGGATACAACCATGGAGGTGGTGGATACAATGGTGGCGGAGGAGGATACAACCATGGAGGTGGTGGTTACAATGGTGGCGGAGGAGGATACAACCATGGCGGTGGTGGTGGTTATGGAGGTGGACATGGTGGTAGTTCCGACAATGGTAACTGA